The Cherax quadricarinatus isolate ZL_2023a chromosome 81, ASM3850222v1, whole genome shotgun sequence genome includes a region encoding these proteins:
- the LOC128699920 gene encoding zinc finger protein 271-like, protein MQARAEEQPYTCSVCQKCFKVRSALICHTRVHTGKKLYQCSVCHKEFNQKSYLVNHKRIHTGEKPYQCSECLRSFSQTSILIKHMRVHTGEKPYQCSECLREFAHKANLVKHRRVHTGEKPYQCSICLKYFKDSSDMVKHKRVHTGEKPYKCSLCLKVFSRTSYLIQHTRTHTGEKPFQCSECLKDFSRKSSLLQHKTTHTGEKPFQCSVCLQSFAKKRTLSQHMRVHAEKNPFECPECLKDFKENSALTRHMSVHTGERPHKCPECTRHFSQKSNLVKHMKVHTGVKPYKCSVCLKNFSSKSSLIQHMRAHTGEKPYQCSECSKDFSRKITLIEHMRVHTGERPYRCLVCQRDLSSNSSLIQHMRAHTGEKPYQCSVCQRNFSRKASAVKHMRAHRSE, encoded by the coding sequence ATGCAGGCTCGTGCTGAAGAGCAGCCGTACACATGCTCAGTGTGTCAGAAATGTTTCAAAGTAAGATCAGCTTTGATATGTCATACCAGAGTTCATACAGGAAAGAAgctttatcagtgttcagtgtgtcatAAAGAATTTAATCAAAAATCATATTTAGTAAATCATAAAagaattcatacaggagagaaaccatatcagtgctcagagtgtttaAGAAGCTTTTCACAAACTTCAATTCTGATTaaacacatgagagttcatacaggagagaaaccttaccagtgttcagagtgtcttagGGAATTTGCTCATAAAGCTAATCTTGTAAAACATAGAAGAGTTCACACAGGAGAAAAACCCTATCAGTGTTCAATATGTCTAAAATACTTTAAAGATAGCTCAGATATGGTAAAACATAAGAGAGTTCACACAGGAGAGAAACCCTATAAGTGTTCACTATGCCTAAAGGTTTTCTCTAGGACATCATATTTAATACAACATACGAGAACACATACTGGAGAAAAACCATTTCAGTGCTCAGAATGTTTAAAAGATTTTTCAAGAAAATCCTCATTGTTACAACACAAAACaactcatacaggagagaaaccatttcagtgttcagtgtgtcttCAGAGCTTTGCCAAAAAAAGAACTTTATCACAGCATATGAGAGTTCATGCAGAAAAAAACCCCTTTGAATGCCCAGAGTGCTTAAAAGACTTTAAAGAAAATTCAGCACTAACAAGACATATGAGCGTCCATACAGGAGAAAGGCCACACAAGTGCCCAGAATGTACAAGACACTTTTCTCAAAAATCTAATTTAGTTAAACATATGAAAGTTCATACAGGAGTAAAGCCATACAAGTGTTCAGTATGTTTAAAAAACTTCTCAAGTAAATCGTCTTTAATACAACACATGAGAGCTCATACGGGAGAGAAAccgtatcagtgttcagagtgctcGAAAGATTTTTCAAGAAAAATAACTCTGATAgaacacatgagagttcatactGGAGAGAGACCTTACAGGTGTTTAGTTTGTCAGAGAGACTTATCAAGTAATTCATCTCTGATACAACACATGAGAgctcatacaggagagaaaccataccagtgttcagtgtgtcaaAGAAACTTTTCACGAAAAGCATCTGCAGTAAAACATATGAGAGCGCATAGAAGTGAGTAA